Proteins from one Armatimonadota bacterium genomic window:
- a CDS encoding phytanoyl-CoA dioxygenase family protein — protein sequence MDELGDASALLARPAALRERAAAEGVLLLRGLAPAHDIAALRLEVLRLCAMAGWLHPRTDPREGVAAPGTAYTEQSPEYRPLYREIQRLRRFHALALHPALLAAVEAIVGRPVLAHPRNIARVSFPACTRFTTPAHQDFYHVRGCADTWTAWIPLGACPRERGGLAVMPGSHAEPLLATHAADGAGGAAVETGTLPWRWATADYDTGDVLLFHSHTIHKALPNMSPDRLRLSVDYRYQRAADAIHPSSLEPHLGVASWEEVYDGWPDDGLRYYWRALNPRIQA from the coding sequence ATGGACGAACTTGGCGACGCATCCGCGTTGCTGGCCCGACCGGCAGCTCTACGCGAGCGCGCCGCTGCAGAAGGTGTTCTGTTACTGCGCGGGCTCGCGCCGGCACACGATATCGCAGCCTTGCGGCTGGAAGTTCTGCGCCTCTGCGCAATGGCGGGTTGGCTGCATCCGCGTACCGATCCGCGCGAAGGCGTGGCGGCGCCTGGAACGGCTTATACCGAGCAATCGCCGGAGTACCGGCCGCTCTATCGCGAAATACAACGCCTGCGCAGGTTCCACGCGCTGGCGTTGCATCCGGCGTTGCTAGCCGCAGTGGAGGCTATTGTAGGACGCCCAGTGCTTGCCCATCCGCGCAACATTGCGCGAGTAAGCTTTCCGGCCTGCACGCGGTTCACGACCCCAGCGCATCAGGACTTCTACCATGTCCGGGGCTGCGCGGATACCTGGACGGCCTGGATACCGCTTGGCGCCTGCCCACGGGAGCGTGGGGGACTGGCGGTTATGCCGGGCTCGCACGCCGAACCACTACTGGCAACCCACGCAGCTGACGGCGCCGGTGGCGCCGCGGTGGAGACAGGCACACTGCCTTGGCGATGGGCCACCGCAGACTACGACACTGGCGACGTGTTACTCTTCCACAGCCATACGATTCACAAGGCGCTGCCGAATATGTCGCCCGATCGACTCCGTCTGTCGGTGGATTACCGCTATCAGCGGGCTGCAGACGCTATCCACCCTTCCAGCCTGGAGCCGCATCTTGGCGTTGCGAGCTGGGAAGAGGTGTACGACGGCTGGCCGGACGATGGGCTGCGCTACTATTGGCGCGCCTTGAACCCGCGCATTCAGGCGTAA
- a CDS encoding DUF1501 domain-containing protein, with protein sequence MSHSDFSLEDLFLTRRQLISRLGAGFAGVSLAGLLQAEAQAATKPDPVNPLAPRMPPMKATAKRVIFLFMNGGPSHVDTFDPKPMLTKYDGQPLPFANLPTERKTGTAFKSPFGTRRFGQSGIEIADIFPHIGSSIDDIAVIRSMHADVPNHEPSLLLMNCGDGRLIRPSMGSWLLYGLGTENQNLPGFVAMCPNGYPIQDTQNWDAGFLPGIYAGTYIDPSQTDIQKIIQYIRNTSQTPTEQRQQLDLVQQLNQQHLAMRQHDARLEARIQSFELAFRMQTEATDAFDVSKEPESIRKMYGPGVYARQVLIARRLLERGVRYIQLYQGAGQPWDDHDDIEAGHRQLARDTDQPIGALLRDLKQRGMLEDTLVIWGGEFGRTPTVELPAKGLNAGKKNGRDHNHYGFTVWLAGGGVKGGQVWGATDEFGFRAVENPVHVHDLHATILRLMGFDHTKLTYRYAGRDFRLTDVYGSVVQGLMA encoded by the coding sequence GTGAGCCACTCCGATTTCTCGCTGGAAGATCTCTTCCTCACTCGCCGACAACTCATCTCGCGGCTCGGGGCGGGGTTTGCCGGCGTAAGCCTGGCCGGTCTGCTTCAAGCGGAAGCTCAAGCCGCAACGAAACCTGACCCGGTCAATCCGCTTGCTCCGCGAATGCCACCCATGAAGGCGACGGCAAAACGCGTCATCTTCCTGTTTATGAACGGCGGCCCGTCGCACGTGGATACGTTCGATCCCAAGCCGATGCTCACCAAATACGATGGTCAGCCGTTGCCGTTTGCCAACCTGCCCACGGAGCGGAAAACCGGCACGGCGTTCAAGTCACCGTTCGGAACGCGCCGATTCGGCCAGAGCGGTATCGAGATTGCGGACATCTTTCCACATATCGGCTCGAGCATCGACGATATCGCCGTTATCCGGTCGATGCATGCCGATGTGCCAAACCACGAACCGTCGCTACTACTGATGAACTGCGGCGATGGTCGCTTGATCCGTCCCAGTATGGGATCCTGGTTGCTATACGGCCTCGGAACGGAGAACCAGAACCTTCCCGGTTTCGTTGCCATGTGCCCAAACGGGTATCCCATCCAGGACACACAGAACTGGGATGCCGGGTTCTTGCCGGGCATCTATGCGGGAACGTATATCGATCCGTCACAAACCGATATCCAGAAGATCATCCAGTACATTCGCAACACCAGTCAAACGCCGACGGAGCAGCGGCAGCAGCTGGACCTGGTGCAGCAGTTGAACCAGCAGCACCTGGCAATGCGTCAGCACGATGCCCGTCTGGAAGCTCGAATCCAGTCATTTGAGCTTGCATTTCGCATGCAAACCGAGGCGACAGACGCGTTTGATGTGAGCAAAGAACCTGAAAGCATTCGCAAGATGTACGGCCCCGGCGTCTACGCGCGGCAGGTCCTCATTGCGCGCCGCCTGCTGGAGCGTGGAGTGCGATACATCCAGCTCTATCAAGGCGCTGGTCAACCCTGGGACGATCACGACGACATTGAAGCAGGTCATCGGCAGTTGGCGCGAGACACCGATCAGCCAATCGGCGCCCTCCTGCGTGATCTGAAACAGCGCGGCATGCTGGAGGATACGTTGGTGATCTGGGGTGGTGAGTTTGGCCGCACACCAACCGTTGAGTTACCAGCCAAAGGGTTGAACGCGGGCAAGAAGAATGGACGTGACCACAATCACTATGGGTTTACCGTGTGGTTGGCCGGTGGAGGCGTGAAAGGCGGACAGGTATGGGGCGCAACCGATGAGTTTGGCTTTCGAGCCGTTGAGAACCCCGTGCACGTGCACGACCTGCACGCGACCATTCTGCGGCTCATGGGTTTCGACCATACCAAATTGACTTACCGGTACGCGGGCCGCGATTTCCGGTTGACCGATGTCTACGGTTCGGTGGTTCAGGGGCTTATGGCCTGA
- a CDS encoding metal-dependent transcriptional regulator, whose translation MHKPELTGQSRATRSVEDYIKAIYHLSAESTDATTRNLAGRLAVSGPAVSKMLRRLTAMGLIEHERGRPVRLSSTGRLMALEMVRHHRLLELYLVEALGYGWDTVHDEAERLEHHISEEFENRIDALLGHPTFCPHGDPIPDSNLSIAAAAGRALSQVRPPAELTVIRVSDKSAALLKYVAGLGLVPGAALRLVEQEPFGGSFVVEVGGKVARLAPSVADAITVSAR comes from the coding sequence ATGCATAAACCAGAGCTAACCGGGCAATCGCGGGCAACGCGCTCCGTCGAGGACTACATCAAGGCCATCTACCATCTGTCGGCCGAATCGACGGATGCCACCACCCGGAACCTCGCCGGCCGCCTGGCCGTCTCAGGCCCGGCCGTCAGCAAAATGCTGCGGCGTCTCACCGCAATGGGTCTTATCGAGCACGAGCGCGGCCGGCCGGTTCGGCTCAGTTCTACCGGCCGGCTCATGGCGTTGGAGATGGTGCGCCACCACCGGCTTCTGGAGCTCTACCTGGTTGAAGCTCTCGGCTATGGCTGGGATACCGTCCACGATGAGGCCGAGCGACTCGAACACCATATCAGCGAGGAGTTTGAGAATCGGATCGATGCACTGCTCGGTCACCCCACGTTTTGTCCTCATGGCGATCCAATACCCGACTCGAACCTGAGCATTGCGGCCGCTGCCGGCAGAGCGCTCAGCCAGGTGCGGCCGCCGGCGGAGCTGACGGTGATTCGTGTCAGCGACAAGAGCGCGGCGCTGCTCAAATACGTTGCCGGTTTAGGTCTGGTACCAGGCGCGGCGCTTCGTCTTGTGGAGCAGGAGCCATTCGGCGGCTCGTTTGTGGTTGAAGTTGGCGGCAAGGTCGCGCGCCTTGCGCCTTCGGTTGCCGACGCGATTACGGTATCTGCGCGATGA
- a CDS encoding HIT family protein, whose product MSSCPLCDQLATPDPAFHVAQFASSTLLVGEHQFYPGYCVLVLNRHVRDMVDLEPAEQALVMADLMKAAEAVQAAYEPFKLNYACFGNQVPHVHWHIFPRFAGEHNLCDQPFSASSHFSEFRTTPQQAAEVAKKLRRAL is encoded by the coding sequence ATGTCCAGCTGCCCACTGTGCGACCAGTTGGCCACGCCTGATCCGGCCTTTCACGTGGCGCAGTTCGCCTCATCCACGCTGCTGGTTGGCGAGCACCAGTTCTATCCCGGCTATTGCGTTCTCGTGTTGAACCGACACGTTCGAGACATGGTCGATCTGGAACCCGCCGAACAGGCGCTGGTCATGGCAGATTTGATGAAGGCCGCGGAAGCGGTTCAGGCCGCCTATGAACCGTTCAAGCTCAACTATGCCTGTTTCGGAAATCAGGTGCCGCATGTTCACTGGCATATCTTTCCGCGGTTTGCCGGCGAGCACAACCTGTGTGACCAGCCGTTCTCCGCGTCCAGCCACTTCTCCGAATTTCGCACCACGCCTCAGCAGGCGGCCGAGGTAGCGAAGAAGCTCCGGCGCGCGCTATAG
- the dnaG gene encoding DNA primase produces MALESLQDVKERVRERTDIVALIGACTSLKRVGRSFVGLCPFHDDQHPSFHVNPDGFYKCFACGASGDVFTFVEKREGLEFLDALEWLANRAGIEFSRVGHAGARTGSREQLFALNNIAAAFYEQQLRGASSALAYLEGRGVTAEVRRRWRIGYAAEGWETLADHLRSSGADIGAAVQAGLVRRRSSSGCYDAFRARIIFPIHDVLGRVIGFGGRALGDEQPKYLNTEQTPLFDKSRTLYGLDRARLHIGPESPAVLVEGYLDVIAAHEAGIARCVAPLGTAFTAQHALTLARYGPRLVICFDADSAGIKAALRAADTWQACTVEHEAPLIACLPPGDDPDTLVRSGRINELHAAIGNAAPSVQFELDLLLGQPNAGHTATAEQRRRAFTDAIRILRTEPSVAERSRYAQQIVRLHPLNGRYSTPQVIALILEEIAGRSAAVRPAGRTPQQRAATDGAAGRSAAVEPAARPLPGWERAERCLLRGLLDPVRRPGLLKQLKPEIMATDAGRYVMEFVASVVPDGASLSLQQLGERLQRHGADGHTAEAACSLVESMKEEDAAPLANEPLTDAALAGCILRLQQRASQCEAEELRIRSGFVVTGADAREQLARAHQVMKAAKPSGTAEP; encoded by the coding sequence GTGGCGCTTGAGAGCCTGCAGGATGTAAAGGAGAGGGTTCGCGAACGCACAGATATCGTGGCGCTGATTGGTGCGTGCACCAGTCTCAAGCGAGTCGGCCGCTCGTTCGTCGGTCTCTGCCCGTTTCACGATGACCAACATCCCAGCTTCCACGTAAATCCGGACGGCTTCTACAAGTGCTTCGCCTGTGGCGCTTCCGGCGACGTCTTCACCTTTGTTGAGAAAAGGGAGGGGTTGGAGTTTCTGGACGCGCTGGAATGGCTGGCGAACCGGGCCGGTATCGAGTTCAGCCGTGTTGGCCATGCCGGCGCCCGGACCGGTTCTCGCGAGCAGTTGTTTGCGCTCAATAACATTGCTGCGGCATTCTACGAGCAGCAACTGCGTGGCGCATCCAGCGCGCTGGCCTACCTGGAGGGTCGCGGCGTTACCGCGGAGGTTCGCCGGCGCTGGCGAATTGGCTATGCTGCGGAGGGTTGGGAGACGCTGGCCGACCATCTGCGCAGCAGCGGCGCCGATATCGGCGCGGCGGTGCAGGCCGGCCTGGTCCGCAGGCGCAGCAGTTCCGGCTGCTACGACGCGTTTCGTGCCAGGATCATCTTTCCAATCCACGATGTGCTTGGGCGCGTTATAGGCTTCGGTGGACGCGCTTTGGGCGATGAGCAGCCAAAGTACCTCAACACCGAGCAGACTCCCCTGTTTGACAAGTCGCGCACGCTCTACGGCCTGGATCGAGCTCGCTTGCACATCGGCCCCGAATCGCCGGCCGTGCTCGTAGAAGGCTATCTCGACGTCATTGCGGCACACGAAGCGGGTATAGCCCGCTGCGTGGCGCCGCTCGGCACGGCGTTTACAGCCCAGCATGCACTTACACTCGCCCGTTACGGCCCGCGGCTGGTGATATGTTTTGACGCCGATTCTGCAGGCATCAAAGCCGCTCTGCGCGCGGCCGACACCTGGCAGGCGTGCACGGTGGAGCATGAGGCGCCCCTAATTGCATGCCTGCCTCCCGGAGACGACCCGGATACGCTCGTTCGTTCCGGCCGGATTAATGAACTGCATGCGGCAATCGGCAATGCCGCGCCAAGCGTACAGTTCGAGCTTGATTTGCTCCTGGGCCAGCCTAACGCCGGACACACGGCCACCGCGGAGCAGCGTCGGCGAGCCTTCACAGACGCCATCCGGATACTGCGAACGGAACCGTCGGTGGCCGAACGGTCGCGTTATGCGCAGCAGATAGTGCGCCTGCATCCGCTAAACGGCCGCTACTCCACGCCGCAGGTCATCGCGCTCATTCTCGAAGAGATAGCCGGTAGGAGCGCTGCGGTGCGTCCGGCCGGCCGTACGCCCCAACAACGGGCGGCAACGGATGGCGCCGCTGGTCGCAGCGCAGCCGTCGAGCCTGCGGCGCGTCCATTGCCGGGCTGGGAGCGCGCCGAGCGTTGTCTGTTGCGGGGTCTGCTCGATCCGGTACGTCGCCCGGGCCTGCTCAAGCAGCTCAAGCCCGAAATCATGGCCACCGACGCAGGTCGGTACGTGATGGAGTTCGTTGCGAGTGTCGTGCCGGATGGTGCCTCGCTCAGCCTTCAGCAGCTGGGAGAACGGCTGCAGCGCCACGGCGCCGATGGCCACACGGCAGAAGCGGCGTGCAGCCTGGTTGAATCGATGAAGGAGGAAGATGCGGCGCCGCTCGCGAATGAGCCGCTGACGGACGCAGCGCTGGCCGGCTGCATTCTACGACTTCAACAGCGAGCCAGTCAGTGTGAGGCCGAAGAGCTCCGCATTCGGAGCGGATTCGTCGTTACCGGTGCCGACGCCAGGGAGCAATTGGCGCGGGCGCACCAGGTTATGAAGGCGGCCAAACCCTCCGGAACCGCCGAACCGTAG
- a CDS encoding Gfo/Idh/MocA family oxidoreductase, protein MRVIQAGVGGFGVTWLYAVKECDGFDHVALVDPSREALDRAAEIVPVPPDRRFTELDEALNSVEADGLIDCTPASCHKTTSIAAMSHGLHVLVEKPMAEDLFSARAIVEAADAHDRKLMVTQQYRYQDQPRAVHKLIQDGAIGEVDHVLVEFQLQGLLSGWRKQMRQPFIMDMGIHHFDMMRYLLKRDAVSVRCRTWNPSVSNTLGDMSTFAWIDFEGGIKVNYTGSYGSPGQDTGWNGRWTITGSRGTIVWFARDEWGPIRLFQQNADLTQYTDMHFFTPLPEPWGAAIWAESIGATGHQFDLYHWRACIEMNVQPETSGHDNLKTLAIAAAAVESAETGREVQLERMAVPV, encoded by the coding sequence ATGCGAGTCATTCAAGCGGGCGTAGGTGGATTCGGCGTGACCTGGCTATATGCGGTGAAGGAGTGCGACGGTTTTGACCACGTTGCACTGGTCGATCCGAGCCGCGAGGCTCTGGATCGGGCCGCCGAGATCGTTCCGGTGCCGCCCGACCGGCGCTTCACCGAGTTGGATGAAGCGCTGAACAGCGTGGAGGCGGATGGACTGATCGATTGCACACCGGCCAGCTGCCACAAAACCACCAGCATCGCAGCGATGAGCCACGGTCTGCACGTGCTGGTGGAAAAGCCAATGGCGGAGGATCTGTTTTCCGCCCGGGCTATTGTTGAGGCTGCAGACGCGCACGACCGCAAACTGATGGTGACGCAACAGTATCGCTACCAGGATCAGCCGCGCGCCGTGCACAAGCTTATCCAAGACGGTGCAATTGGCGAGGTCGATCACGTACTGGTCGAGTTTCAGCTGCAGGGTTTGCTCTCCGGCTGGCGGAAGCAGATGCGCCAGCCGTTCATCATGGATATGGGCATCCACCACTTCGACATGATGCGGTACCTTCTCAAACGTGATGCGGTATCGGTGCGCTGTCGAACATGGAATCCCAGTGTCAGCAACACTCTCGGCGATATGTCAACCTTTGCCTGGATCGACTTCGAGGGTGGCATCAAGGTGAACTACACCGGATCTTACGGCTCGCCGGGTCAGGATACCGGCTGGAATGGCCGGTGGACCATAACGGGCTCACGCGGCACAATCGTCTGGTTTGCGCGTGACGAATGGGGTCCAATTCGGCTCTTCCAGCAGAATGCCGATCTCACGCAATACACCGACATGCACTTCTTTACGCCGTTGCCGGAGCCGTGGGGCGCCGCGATCTGGGCCGAGTCGATCGGTGCAACCGGCCACCAGTTTGACCTGTACCATTGGCGCGCTTGCATCGAGATGAACGTCCAGCCGGAAACCAGCGGCCACGATAATCTGAAAACGCTGGCGATCGCCGCTGCAGCGGTTGAGTCGGCCGAGACAGGTCGCGAAGTTCAACTGGAGCGGATGGCAGTACCGGTATAG
- a CDS encoding Nramp family divalent metal transporter — protein MSGVDPWRFVRPVRHSLEEVYATIPIPVGAWWRRMLAFAGPGFLVAVGYMDPGNWATDIAGGAAFNYALLSVILVANFVAVFLQAMAARLGLVTGRDLAQACRETYSRPVAIFLWLWAEVGIVACDVAEVLGAAIALLLLFHIPLLTGVVLTGLDVLIVLALQNRGFRVIEAIVITLIAIIVVLFGVELFFARPEWAAVWRGFLPHQQLVTNPTMLYIGLGIVGATVMPHNLFLHSSIVQTRKIGRTDADLRSAIRFALADSAIALTIALCVNAAILIVAAAAFFRSGHHEIADIQGAYRMISPVLGVALAAPIFGVALLASGQDSTLTGTLAGQVVLEGFMQLRIPPWQRRLISRGLAIVPAVLVIAWAGPNATGGLMIFSQVVLSAALIFAVVPLVTITGDRKRMGNFVNTRANTIAGWLMAAALAVTNVWLAVTTLLPMLRH, from the coding sequence ATGAGCGGGGTCGATCCCTGGCGTTTTGTCCGGCCCGTACGCCACAGCCTGGAAGAGGTGTACGCCACCATTCCGATACCGGTTGGCGCTTGGTGGCGCAGGATGCTCGCCTTTGCCGGACCCGGCTTCCTGGTGGCTGTGGGCTATATGGATCCCGGTAACTGGGCAACCGATATCGCCGGCGGCGCGGCCTTTAACTACGCGTTGCTGTCGGTAATCCTTGTCGCGAACTTTGTCGCCGTGTTCCTGCAGGCAATGGCTGCGCGCCTCGGGCTGGTCACCGGTCGCGACCTGGCACAGGCCTGCAGGGAAACCTATTCCCGCCCTGTGGCTATCTTCCTGTGGCTCTGGGCCGAGGTCGGCATTGTGGCATGTGACGTGGCGGAGGTGCTTGGCGCCGCAATCGCGCTCCTACTGCTGTTCCATATTCCTCTGCTGACCGGCGTGGTACTTACCGGTCTGGACGTTTTGATCGTGCTTGCCCTGCAAAACCGGGGATTCAGAGTTATTGAAGCTATTGTAATAACCCTTATAGCCATTATTGTTGTTTTGTTTGGCGTGGAGCTGTTCTTTGCACGGCCGGAATGGGCGGCCGTTTGGCGCGGTTTCTTACCGCACCAGCAGCTTGTCACCAATCCTACTATGCTTTACATTGGGCTGGGCATCGTGGGCGCCACCGTGATGCCGCACAACCTGTTTCTGCACTCCTCTATCGTTCAGACCCGCAAGATTGGGCGCACAGACGCCGACTTGCGCTCCGCGATTCGCTTCGCGCTAGCCGACTCAGCCATTGCCCTCACGATTGCATTGTGCGTGAACGCCGCTATCCTCATCGTGGCGGCCGCGGCGTTTTTCCGCAGCGGCCACCACGAAATCGCCGACATTCAGGGCGCATATCGCATGATATCGCCGGTACTTGGCGTGGCGCTTGCCGCGCCAATCTTTGGCGTTGCGCTCCTTGCCTCAGGACAGGACTCAACCCTCACCGGAACGCTGGCCGGACAGGTGGTGTTGGAAGGCTTCATGCAACTGCGGATTCCGCCGTGGCAGCGCCGGCTGATCTCGCGCGGACTCGCGATTGTACCGGCTGTGCTCGTCATTGCATGGGCCGGACCGAATGCTACCGGCGGCCTTATGATTTTCAGTCAGGTAGTTCTCTCGGCGGCGCTCATCTTCGCCGTAGTTCCACTCGTCACTATTACGGGCGACCGGAAGCGCATGGGCAACTTTGTCAACACCCGCGCAAACACGATTGCCGGTTGGCTCATGGCCGCGGCGCTCGCCGTTACCAACGTCTGGCTGGCCGTGACCACGCTGCTGCCGATGCTGCGCCACTGA
- a CDS encoding DUF2088 domain-containing protein — MMRLELPTGLFTYPDVELPPVWMVEQTNAARGADLSEVADEVLRAVRALWETAGLPLGASVAIGLGSRGIRNLAAIAATAVDAIRELGAVPFIVPAMGSHGGATADGQEAILRDYGILPDVVRAPVHATMNVKELGRLEGTDSGEFAGHSVWCDENAARADGILLINRIKPHTDFGGPVESGIAKMLAIGLGKRHGAEAIHRHGAYGLRELMPRVARHMAAALPVLGGIAILENQAGETAEVHALRATDIGRAGEAALLERARKMCPHLPFDKIDVLVVDEMGKNISGTGMDTHVIGRALMPSIPEADWDGPLVRMIAVLSLSRDSHGNASGLGLADVTTRALLESVDFNATLTNTRTSGEGGILKSRIPVPLESADDCVRTAMGSCGRGDMRRVRLVRIRNTNCTRWMEVSAALLDEARANSALRVSPESRTLDLNRLLPQHA, encoded by the coding sequence ATGATGCGACTGGAACTTCCCACCGGATTGTTCACCTACCCAGATGTTGAACTGCCGCCGGTATGGATGGTCGAGCAAACGAACGCTGCCAGGGGCGCAGATCTATCTGAGGTGGCCGACGAGGTACTTCGCGCTGTGAGGGCATTGTGGGAAACAGCCGGCTTGCCACTCGGCGCATCTGTGGCCATTGGCCTCGGCAGCCGCGGAATCCGCAACCTGGCCGCCATCGCCGCGACGGCCGTAGACGCCATCCGGGAACTGGGCGCCGTGCCGTTTATCGTGCCCGCGATGGGCAGCCACGGTGGCGCCACGGCTGACGGTCAAGAGGCCATTTTGCGTGACTACGGGATTCTACCCGATGTCGTGCGTGCGCCGGTGCATGCAACGATGAACGTCAAAGAACTCGGGAGGCTGGAGGGAACCGATTCCGGTGAGTTCGCCGGGCACAGCGTGTGGTGTGACGAGAACGCCGCGCGCGCGGACGGGATACTGCTGATCAACAGGATCAAGCCACACACCGACTTTGGCGGACCGGTTGAGAGCGGCATCGCCAAAATGCTGGCGATTGGCCTCGGCAAGCGGCACGGGGCAGAGGCCATTCACCGTCACGGCGCCTACGGTCTTCGCGAGCTAATGCCCCGGGTGGCACGGCACATGGCGGCCGCACTTCCCGTGCTGGGCGGGATTGCCATCCTGGAGAATCAAGCGGGAGAGACTGCCGAGGTGCACGCCCTGCGCGCCACGGACATCGGAAGGGCCGGCGAGGCGGCACTACTGGAACGCGCCCGTAAGATGTGTCCGCATCTGCCGTTCGACAAAATCGACGTGCTGGTGGTGGATGAGATGGGTAAGAACATCAGCGGCACCGGAATGGATACGCACGTGATCGGTCGAGCCCTGATGCCCAGCATTCCGGAGGCCGACTGGGACGGTCCGCTTGTCCGGATGATCGCGGTATTGAGCCTGAGCCGTGACTCGCATGGGAACGCTTCCGGCCTGGGTCTGGCCGATGTTACCACGCGGGCGCTGCTGGAGTCGGTAGATTTCAACGCAACACTCACCAATACGCGTACCAGCGGCGAAGGAGGCATCCTGAAGAGCCGCATTCCGGTACCACTGGAGAGCGCCGACGACTGTGTCCGGACGGCGATGGGCTCCTGCGGTCGCGGAGATATGCGCCGGGTACGTCTGGTGCGCATACGGAATACCAACTGCACACGGTGGATGGAGGTCAGCGCTGCGCTGTTGGATGAGGCGAGGGCAAACTCAGCCCTGCGTGTCTCGCCCGAATCGCGCACGCTGGACCTCAACCGGCTGCTGCCCCAGCATGCTTGA
- the rpoD gene encoding RNA polymerase sigma factor RpoD, with the protein MASPIPIPTVPVPALRTHGHRTPAGAALAVCVTAVLAQPEADREDLESLRPAKSELDDADSAPLEDEDTVVADVPLEDSVRAWLREIGRTPLLTTDDEIRLAQCIEGECDAPVAARQARNRLTEANLRLVVSIAKRYSGRGLSFSDLIQEGNIGLIRAVEKFDYRKGYRFSTYATWWIRQAITRAIADQARTVRLPVHMVETINRLIRATSSLRQLTGREPTPDELGRELGVSAVRVLEIQRIAPEPLSLEAPVGDDDDARLADFLEDRDAICPTDAACATLLREQIDDALNHLTSREREVVVMRFGLADGCQRTLEEVGSHFKVTRERIRQIEVKAIKKLQSPRCSGRLRASLEWH; encoded by the coding sequence ATGGCATCCCCCATCCCCATTCCCACCGTACCTGTACCGGCTCTCCGTACGCATGGCCATCGGACGCCGGCAGGAGCTGCACTGGCCGTTTGCGTAACCGCGGTGTTGGCGCAGCCCGAGGCCGATCGAGAGGACCTCGAATCGCTGCGCCCGGCCAAAAGCGAACTTGACGATGCTGATTCTGCGCCGCTGGAGGATGAGGACACGGTTGTGGCGGATGTGCCACTGGAAGACTCAGTGCGCGCATGGCTGCGGGAAATCGGGCGCACACCTCTGCTCACGACGGACGACGAGATTCGACTGGCACAGTGCATTGAAGGTGAGTGCGACGCGCCCGTCGCGGCGCGCCAGGCTCGCAACCGTCTTACCGAGGCCAACCTTCGCCTTGTCGTCTCCATCGCGAAGCGTTACAGCGGCCGTGGCCTGTCGTTTTCCGATCTGATTCAGGAAGGCAACATTGGCCTTATTCGAGCCGTTGAGAAGTTCGATTATCGCAAAGGATACAGGTTTAGCACCTATGCCACCTGGTGGATCCGGCAGGCGATTACCCGAGCTATTGCAGACCAGGCTCGAACGGTTCGCCTCCCGGTGCATATGGTTGAGACAATCAACCGATTGATCCGGGCAACATCCAGCCTCCGCCAGTTGACCGGTCGCGAGCCTACACCGGACGAATTGGGTCGCGAACTTGGTGTTTCCGCGGTGCGCGTGCTCGAGATCCAGCGAATTGCCCCGGAGCCGTTGTCCCTGGAAGCACCCGTAGGCGACGACGACGACGCGCGCCTGGCCGATTTTCTGGAAGATCGCGACGCCATCTGCCCCACAGATGCCGCCTGCGCCACCCTGCTGCGTGAACAGATTGACGACGCGCTCAATCACCTTACCAGCCGAGAGCGCGAGGTAGTAGTAATGCGGTTCGGTCTGGCGGATGGCTGTCAGCGCACGCTCGAAGAGGTTGGCAGCCACTTCAAAGTTACGCGGGAGCGGATCCGCCAGATTGAAGTAAAAGCTATCAAGAAGCTACAAAGCCCGCGCTGCAGCGGCCGCTTGCGCGCCAGCCTGGAGTGGCACTGA